In a genomic window of Kwoniella mangroviensis CBS 8507 chromosome 2, whole genome shotgun sequence:
- a CDS encoding thymidylate synthase — translation MTNPTAEVNGNGKQRSDPQHEEYQYLDLISRIISTGQSRPDRTGTGTLALFAPPSLRFSLANNTLPLLTTKRVFLRGVIAELLWFVSGCTDANVLSSQGVNIWEGNGSKEFLEKVGLGHREQGDLGPVYGFQWRHFGAEYTDAKANYEGKGVDQLQEVIWKIKNNPTDRRIVLSAWNPKDLPLMALPPCHMFCQFFVALPDPSIPDDKPKLSCLMYQRSCDLGLGIPFNIASYALLTYMIAYITDTIPHEFILQMGDAHIYKDHVDPLKIQLERDPREFPKLNFKRSREEIGDVDGFKVDDFEVVGYKPHGKIEMKMSVSIV, via the exons ATGACCAACCCCACTGCTGAAGTCAATGGCAACGGGAAACAGAGGAGCGATCCTCAACACG AGGAATATCAATACCTCGATCTGATATCTCGAATCATCTCCACCGGTCAATCCCGTCCCGATCGAACCGGTACAGGAACCCTCGCCTTATTCGCTCCTCCTTCACTCCGATTCTCCCTCGCCAACAACACTTTACCATTACTCACCACCAAGCGAGTCTTCCTTCGAGGTGTCATCGCGGAATTACTATGGTTCGTCAGTGGATGTACCGATGCTAATGTCCTCAGCTCACAAGGGGTGAACATATGGGAAGGTAATGGTTCCAAAGAATTTTTAGAGAAAGTAGGTTTGGGTCATAGAGAACAAGGTGATCTTGGACCTGTATATGGATTCCAATGGAGACATTTCGGTGCGGAATACACTGATGCTAAAGCCAACTATGAGGGTAAGGGAGTGGATCAGTTGCAAGAGGTTATTTGGAAGATAAAGAATAATCCGACGGATAGGAGGATAGTGTTGAGCGCTTGGAATCCGAAAG ACCTACCCCTAATGGCTCTACCCCCGTGCCACATGTTCTGCCAATTCTTCGTCGCCCTCCCCGATCCCTCTATCCCAGACGACAAACCTAAATTATCTTGTCTGATGTATCAACGATCATGTGATTTGGGTCTGGGAATTCCATTTAACATTGCTTCCTACGCTCTTCTCACATATATGATAGCGTATATCACCGATACCATCCCTCACGAATTCATCTTACAGATGGGTGATGCGCACATATACAAAGATCATGTTGATCCGCTCAAAATTCAATTGGAGAGAGATCCAAGGGAATTCCCTAAATTGAACTTCAAGAGATCGAGAGAGGAAATTGGGGATGTAGATGGTTTTAAAGTTGATGATTTCGAGGTGGTGGGATATAAACCTCATGGAAAGATTGAGATGAAAATGTCTGTGAGTATTGTTTGA